From Sulfolobales archaeon, one genomic window encodes:
- a CDS encoding LEA type 2 family protein produces MRASYVIIAVVAIAILGFLGYGYYDYNVAREGLKNIYVGIASALPRNISQDSITLRVGVRLYNNGSLTVAIDRVIYELYISDTKLGSGSYSGRIEIPARGSVTLDTDFMISRSALGEIFFKIISGSGLSMKLKIYIYRNTLLGTVEEIRETTFKM; encoded by the coding sequence ATGAGAGCCTCATATGTGATCATAGCGGTCGTAGCCATCGCTATCCTAGGCTTCCTCGGCTACGGCTATTATGACTATAATGTTGCTAGAGAGGGTCTGAAGAATATATATGTAGGTATAGCTTCGGCTCTGCCACGGAATATTAGTCAAGATAGCATAACCCTTAGGGTGGGGGTTAGGCTATATAATAATGGAAGCTTAACTGTAGCTATAGATAGAGTTATCTATGAGCTATATATAAGCGATACCAAGCTGGGGTCTGGAAGCTATAGTGGGCGTATCGAGATCCCTGCTAGAGGCTCTGTAACGCTGGATACTGACTTCATGATCAGCAGATCTGCTTTAGGAGAGATCTTCTTTAAGATCATATCAGGCTCTGGGCTCTCGATGAAGCTTAAGATCTATATATATAGAAACACGTTATTGGGAACGGTAGAGGAGATCCGCGAAACAACATTTAAGATGTAG
- a CDS encoding 30S ribosomal protein S7, giving the protein MSSEALDISESVVSVADIKLFGKWSFIGVDVRDPSLKKYISLKPVFLPHTGGRHEHRRFGKARVPIVERLINNLMRRGRNTGKKALAYNIVKNAFEIIALRTKENPIQVLVRAIENAAPREETTRIMYGGIIYHVAVDVSPMRRVDLALRHMVEGARLCAFKSIRPIEECLADEIIAAASNDPKSYAISRKDEIERIALSSR; this is encoded by the coding sequence ATGTCAAGCGAGGCTCTGGATATATCTGAGAGCGTTGTTTCGGTAGCTGATATAAAGCTATTTGGTAAGTGGAGCTTTATAGGTGTTGATGTTAGGGATCCTAGTCTTAAGAAATATATATCGCTTAAACCAGTATTCCTCCCCCACACTGGTGGGAGGCATGAGCACAGGAGATTCGGTAAAGCCAGGGTCCCAATTGTTGAAAGGCTAATCAATAATCTAATGAGGAGGGGTAGGAATACCGGGAAGAAAGCTCTAGCCTATAATATTGTTAAGAACGCATTTGAAATAATAGCGCTGAGGACAAAGGAAAACCCAATACAGGTTCTTGTGAGGGCGATAGAGAATGCTGCTCCTAGGGAGGAGACTACGAGGATCATGTATGGTGGTATAATCTATCACGTAGCCGTCGATGTGTCCCCAATGAGAAGGGTCGATCTAGCATTGAGACACATGGTAGAGGGTGCAAGGCTATGTGCATTCAAAAGCATAAGACCCATAGAGGAGTGCTTAGCAGATGAGATTATAGCTGCAGCATCAAACGATCCCAAGAGCTATGCTATAAGCAGGAAGGACGAGATAGAGAGGATAGCGCTGAGCTCCAGATAA